In Roseiconus lacunae, a genomic segment contains:
- a CDS encoding phytoene desaturase family protein translates to MIAADSDRKNVIVVGAGLAGLSSACVLAARGHNVTLLDKNDWVGGKAAQHVAEGYRFDMGPTILTVPSVLKRVFDEAGRNMEDYVEILPLDPQWRCFYESDGKGNLGNENSVLDLVSDVEQMKRHLAEFTGGDINGAGYERFIGLSKHLHEVSDRFFFWRSVGGLADTMDVGGAFSLSVLKDVLSLRMGKSVASVVRSHVPDGRVSQMMDHFTQYVGSSPYASPAVLCSIAHMQTEEGIWYPVGGTRAVPEGLAKLAEELGVDIRTGVDVMRIESNEKRVTGVVTANGELLPCDAVVSNCDAVRTYRELLDGTDQSKRFEKSNRYSPACSGVVLYLGLNRRYEQLLHHNFVFSKDPEKEFEYIYDRGEPAPDPTAYVCAPAISEPDVAPEGCEALYILVHTPYLREHHDWKKMLPEYREVILDKLESCAGTKGIRDAIVYEASLTPEGIHNRYRVLNGAIYGLASHGKFTGAFKPGNRRKDLEGLYLAGGAAHPGPGMPMVMMSGWIAADSLDQDARGGKLTGARS, encoded by the coding sequence ATGATCGCGGCGGATTCGGACCGGAAAAATGTCATTGTCGTTGGCGCCGGACTGGCAGGATTGTCCAGTGCCTGTGTCTTGGCCGCCCGTGGTCACAACGTCACGCTGTTGGACAAGAACGATTGGGTCGGCGGTAAAGCCGCCCAGCATGTCGCCGAAGGATACCGGTTCGACATGGGGCCGACCATTTTGACCGTCCCAAGCGTTTTGAAACGCGTTTTTGACGAAGCCGGCCGCAACATGGAAGACTACGTTGAAATCCTGCCGCTCGATCCACAGTGGCGTTGCTTTTATGAAAGCGACGGCAAGGGAAACCTGGGCAACGAAAACAGCGTGTTAGATTTAGTCAGCGATGTCGAACAGATGAAGCGGCACCTTGCCGAGTTCACCGGCGGCGACATCAACGGCGCCGGTTACGAACGCTTTATCGGTTTGAGCAAGCATTTGCATGAGGTCTCCGACCGTTTCTTCTTTTGGCGATCGGTCGGCGGACTGGCGGACACGATGGATGTCGGTGGCGCGTTTTCATTGAGCGTGCTGAAGGATGTTTTGTCGCTGCGAATGGGCAAGAGCGTCGCCAGCGTTGTGCGATCGCACGTACCCGACGGACGTGTATCTCAAATGATGGATCACTTCACGCAGTACGTCGGGTCATCGCCTTACGCGTCTCCGGCGGTCTTGTGCAGCATCGCCCACATGCAAACCGAAGAAGGTATCTGGTATCCCGTCGGAGGCACCCGAGCGGTACCCGAAGGCCTGGCCAAACTGGCCGAGGAGCTTGGCGTCGACATCCGAACCGGTGTCGACGTGATGCGGATCGAGTCGAATGAGAAACGCGTGACCGGCGTTGTGACTGCCAACGGCGAATTGTTGCCTTGCGATGCGGTCGTTAGCAATTGTGACGCGGTACGAACGTATCGTGAATTATTGGACGGGACGGACCAGTCGAAGCGTTTCGAAAAATCGAATCGCTACTCACCGGCATGTAGCGGCGTGGTGTTGTATCTGGGATTAAACCGTCGTTACGAACAACTGTTGCACCACAATTTTGTTTTCTCGAAAGATCCCGAAAAAGAATTCGAGTACATCTACGATCGGGGCGAGCCAGCACCGGACCCGACGGCCTACGTCTGTGCCCCTGCGATCTCCGAACCCGATGTCGCCCCGGAAGGTTGCGAGGCACTTTATATCCTGGTTCACACGCCATACTTGCGAGAGCATCACGATTGGAAAAAGATGCTTCCCGAATACCGCGAGGTCATCCTGGACAAACTGGAATCTTGTGCGGGCACCAAAGGGATTCGCGATGCGATCGTCTACGAAGCTTCACTGACGCCCGAAGGAATTCACAATCGCTATCGAGTCTTAAACGGCGCGATCTATGGCTTGGCTAGCCACGGCAAATTTACCGGAGCGTTCAAGCCAGGCAACCGCCGCAAAGATCTCGAAGGCTTGTATCTTGCCGGCGGTG